Proteins co-encoded in one Flavobacteriaceae bacterium MAR_2009_75 genomic window:
- a CDS encoding nicotinamide mononucleotide transporter: MSLIFDWLFAQYENTPNHIVVLELISVFFALLSVVYSKRENILVFPTGIIGTGIAVYILFVYGLLGDMLINAYYFIMSIVGWYQWTRKVDDDHYIPVTITTAKEKKWSVLLFLGTIFFVTLVYGVTDRFDTWTAYTDILTTAIFFVGMWLMAKKKLENWLYWIVGDIITVPLYLYKGLIFSAILYFVLTIIAIFGYLAWKNHLNKSPQTLLR; the protein is encoded by the coding sequence ATGAGCCTCATTTTTGATTGGCTGTTCGCCCAATATGAAAATACGCCGAACCACATTGTCGTACTAGAACTGATAAGCGTATTCTTTGCGTTGTTGAGTGTGGTCTATTCCAAGCGTGAGAACATACTTGTATTCCCTACGGGAATTATTGGAACGGGAATAGCAGTTTACATTTTATTTGTTTATGGACTACTAGGCGACATGCTCATTAATGCGTATTACTTTATTATGAGCATTGTAGGTTGGTATCAGTGGACACGTAAGGTTGATGATGACCATTATATACCGGTCACAATCACTACGGCAAAAGAAAAAAAATGGTCCGTTCTCCTATTTTTAGGTACAATATTCTTTGTCACATTAGTGTATGGTGTAACTGACAGATTTGATACGTGGACGGCCTATACCGATATCTTAACCACGGCAATATTTTTTGTTGGCATGTGGTTGATGGCTAAAAAGAAACTCGAAAATTGGTTGTATTGGATTGTGGGTGATATTATTACCGTGCCACTCTATTTGTATAAAGGTCTTATATTTAGCGCCATTTTATATTTCGTTTTAACCATTATAGCCATATTTGGCTACCTCGCATGGAAGAATCACTTAAACAAGAGCCCTCAGACCTTATTAAGGTAG
- a CDS encoding thiamine-binding protein, whose protein sequence is MNISVELTFSPLQEDFEQHIINFIKKLRASGLTVLENPLSTQVYGDYDEVMKILQEEIKEAFELMERGLMYMKLVKSDRSKYEPHF, encoded by the coding sequence ATGAATATTTCAGTAGAACTTACTTTTTCTCCATTGCAAGAAGATTTTGAACAGCACATTATCAATTTCATCAAAAAACTAAGAGCTTCGGGCCTTACAGTTCTTGAAAACCCATTAAGTACCCAGGTGTATGGCGACTACGATGAGGTCATGAAAATTTTGCAAGAAGAAATAAAAGAAGCTTTTGAGCTTATGGAGAGAGGTCTGATGTATATGAAATTGGTAAAATCTGACCGAAGCAAGTATGAGCCTCATTTTTGA
- a CDS encoding 4'-phosphopantetheinyl transferase superfamily protein, protein MPIYKILKVNASTTVYIWKVLESESDLSKGIVLTQHCQTRMNGMKSELHRRAFLSIRHLMAEAGYVDADLYYDEFGKPHLRDGKKISITHSNDFTGIIVSENQEVGIDIEKQREKILRIAHKFTPIEEYKTIANTDALIRKLTIVWGSKESLYKIYAEPGLSFIHHINVRDFRLESAQSTAEILYHGDSSFYDIRFFEFEGFTCVYAVKS, encoded by the coding sequence ATGCCAATTTACAAGATACTCAAGGTAAATGCCTCGACTACAGTATATATTTGGAAGGTGCTCGAATCAGAGTCAGACCTTTCAAAGGGTATCGTTTTGACCCAACATTGTCAAACCCGTATGAATGGCATGAAATCTGAGTTGCATCGAAGGGCATTCTTAAGTATCCGCCATTTAATGGCCGAGGCCGGTTATGTAGATGCCGATTTGTATTATGATGAATTTGGAAAGCCCCATTTAAGAGATGGAAAGAAAATATCGATTACCCATTCAAATGATTTTACGGGCATAATTGTTAGTGAAAATCAAGAAGTTGGTATCGATATCGAAAAACAGCGCGAAAAGATTCTGCGAATTGCCCATAAATTCACGCCTATTGAAGAGTATAAAACTATTGCCAATACCGATGCTTTAATACGTAAACTTACTATCGTTTGGGGCAGTAAAGAATCGCTCTATAAAATATATGCCGAACCGGGGTTGAGTTTCATACATCATATCAATGTGCGAGATTTTAGACTCGAGAGCGCACAAAGTACTGCAGAGATTCTCTACCATGGTGACTCTTCATTTTATGATATTCGATTTTTTGAATTTGAAGGTTTCACATGTGTGTATGCCGTAAAAAGTTGA